The following proteins are co-located in the Phragmites australis chromosome 10, lpPhrAust1.1, whole genome shotgun sequence genome:
- the LOC133930508 gene encoding uncharacterized protein LOC133930508 isoform X2 has product MAPAAAVSGADDPGRRLAREVARVLDECRASLAVHPRKLRELAALHSSSSSGKGNGRFLPAFCIAVTPLFDLARRSAGSDRAALFTAAFASSSASADGGGDGFLEGFLRFLITASTAAHRPARFRACQIISEIIMRLPDDAEVSDEIWDEVIDCMKVRVQDKIPAIRAFAVRALSRFAGDGEDGGIVDLFLETLEKEQNAEVRKTIVLSLPPSNATLESVIESTLDVSESVRRAAYSVLSTKFPLQSLSIKQRTTLLYRGLSDRSASVNNECLKMLKDEWLVKYCSRDVITLLRFLDVETYESVGESVMAVLLKDGSLRVQDGQSIRQYFTANGENEEQVSNIQLMDAEVALYWKIMCKHLQAEAQVKGSEAATTTGAEAAVYASEASDKNDLLDNVLPSTISDYVNLVKAHLSAGPNYHFASRQLLLLGEMLDFSDTMNRKVASSFLHELLIRPLEHEVDDDGNQIAIGDGVSLGGDKEWAKAVAELAKKVHSSVGEFEMVISTVVEELARPCRERTADFMQWMHCLSVTGLLLENTSTLRTLQGKAIEASELLHSLLLPAAKQNHVDVQRAALRCLCLLGLLENRANAELVKQLRLSFISGPDLVSAMACKALIDLVTWHGPQEIDQATGIELPDASYEKSRFTPVDISDLNDDDLNIGVLDILFSGFHKDDWEFSLEGDNHDNVPTILGEGFAKILLLSENFASISADLHTVILAQLVRLYFSEETKELERLKQCLSVFFQHYPALSGKHKSCISNAFVPVMKTMWPGLYGNAGGSSHVISKRRKQAVQAARFMVQMLQTQLFSTESTDQASKSPESASSSADASYNFEISEEGLAIRIAVEVANCPDKKTAAGKAYALALCKVAVLLRFRQSEQKAIKCMRGLVNSLAALVASDKDLVKELAQMAARLRSLDACPDEELPQDEADAIFKKLGLDGGFKLDTNQAMPPTPAPRSVRPPAPTRRRARRAPSSSDESDAGGEEVDLPAASVSRVPATPSMTAARSQRASKTAALSKMSAKPTAASSSGESDDQSDVTSDEDSSDVESS; this is encoded by the exons ATGGCGCCCGCCGCGGCCGTCTCCGGCGCTGACGACCCGGGACGTCGCCTTGCGCGCGAGGTGGCGCGGGTGCTAGACGAGTGCCGCGCCTCCCTCGCCGTGCACCCGCGGAAGCTGCGGGAGCTCGCCGCGCTCcattcctcttcctcatccggCAAAGGTAACGGCCGTTTCCTCCCGGCCTTCTGCATCGCCGTCACGCCGCTCTTCGACCTCGCTCGCCGCTCCGCCGGATCCGACCGCGCCGCCCTCTTCACCGCCGCCTTCGCGTCCTCATCCGCCTCGGCGGACGGCGGTGGCGACGGGTTCCTCGAGGGGTTCCTTCGCTTCCTCATCACCGCGTCCACGGCCGCGCACCGCCCCGCGCGCTTCCGAGCCTGCCAAATCATCTCCGAG ATTATAATGCGGTTGCCAGATGATGCTGAGGTGAGTGATGAAATTTGGGATGAAGTGATTGATTGCATGAAGGTCCGGGTTCAGGATAAAATCCCTGCAATCCGTGCTTTCGCCGTGCGTGCATTGTCCCGTTTTGCGGgtgatggggaggatggtggcatCGTTGATCTCTTTCTCGAGACCctagaaaaagaacaaaatgcT GAGGTTCGAAAGACAATAGTTTTGTCTCTTCCACCATCAAATGCTACATTGGAGAGTGTTATTGAATCAACACTCGATGTTAGTGAATCAGTTAGGAGAGCAGCATATTCTGTCCTTTCAACTAAATTTCCCCTGCAGAGTCTTAG CATCAAGCAAAGGACTACTCTCCTTTACAGGGGCCTCTCTGATAGGTCTGCTTCAGTGAACAACGAGTGCCTGAAGATGCTGAAGGACGAGTGGCTTGTTAAGTACTGCAGCAGAGATGTAATTACCCTTCTCAGGTTTCTTGATGTTGAGACGTACGAGTCAGTTGGAGAATCTGTGATGGCAGTGCTTCTAAAAGATGGTTCTTTGCGAGTgcaagatggacagagcatcaGGCAGTACTTCACTGCAAATGGCGAGAACGAAG AACAAGTTTCAAATATTCAACTCATGGATGCTGAAGTTGCTCTTTACTGGAAGATCATGTGCAAGCATTTGCAAGCTGAAGCTCAG GTCAAAGGCTCAGAGGCTGCAACAACTACAGGCGCAGAAGCAGCAGTATATGCTTCTGAGGCTTCTGACAAAAATGACCTTCTAGACAATGTCCTTCCAAGCACAATTAGTGATTATGTTAATTTGGTAAAAGCACACCTTTCTGCTG GACCAAATTATCACTTCGCATCAAGGCAACTATTGTTGCTTGGTGAAATGCTGGACTTTTCTGATACAATGAATCGGAAGGTTGCGAGTTCTTTTCTGCATGAGCTTCTGATCAGGCCTCTTGAACATGAAGTTGATGATGATGGGAACCAGATCGCCATTGGAGATGGCGTGAGTCTTGGAGGAGACAAAGAGTGGGCGAAAGCAGTGGCAGAATTGGCCAAAAAGGTTCATTCTTCTGTCGGTGAATTTGAAATGGTGATCTCCACTGTTGTTGAAGAGCTGGCTAGACCTTGCAGGGAGAGAACGGCTGACTTCATGCAGTGGATGCATTGTCTCTCCGTGACAGGTCTTCTTCTTGAGAATACTTCAACCCTACGAACTCTTCAGGGCAAAGCAATCGAGGCATCAGAACTGCTTCATTCTTTGTTACTTCCAGCA GCAAAACAGAATCATGTTGATGTACAAAGGGCTGCTTTAAGATGCCTTTGTCTTCTCGGATTGTTAGAGAATAGAGCAAATGCAGAGTTGGTGAAGCAGCTGCGCTTATCTTTCATCAGTGGACCTGACCTAGTTAGTGCCATGGCATGCAAGGCCTTGATTGATCTTGTAACTTGGCATGGTCCACAAGAAATAGACCAGGCCACTGGTATTGAATTGCCAGATGCTAGCTATGAGAAGTCTCGGTTCACTCCAGTTGACATCTCTGATTTGAATGATGATGATCTAAACATTGGAGTTCTTGATATTCTGTTTTCTGGGTTTCATAAAGATGACTGGGAATTCAGTCTAGAGGGTGATAATCATGATAATGTTCCAACCATTCTTGGTGAAGGTTTTGCAAAAATTCTTCTTCTTAGTGAGAATTTTGCAAGTATATCTGCTGACTTGCATACTGTCATCCTAGCTCAGCTCGTTCGATTGTATTTCTCAGAGGAAACTAAAGAACTTGAAAG ATTGAAACAATGTCTGTCCGTCTTCTTTCAGCATTATCCTGCACTTTCAGGCAAACACAAG AGTTGTATCTCCAACGCATTTGTACCAGTCATGAAAACCATGTGGCCTGGTTTATATGGTAATGCTGGGGGTAGTTCGCATGTTATTTCAAAGAGGCGGAAACAAGCGGTCCAAGCTGCTCGTTTTATGGTGCAGATGTTGCAAACCCAATTATTTTCAACAGAAAGTACAGACCAAGCTTCTAAGAGTCCTGAAAGCGCTTCAAGTTCAGCAGATGCGTCATACAATTTTGAAATCAGCGAGGAAGGGCTTGCCATCCGTATCGCAGTGGAG GTAGCAAATTGTCCAGATAAGAAGACCGCAGCTGGGAAAGCATATGCTTTGGCATTGTGCAAGGTTGCTGTGCTTCTAAGATTCCGGCAATCAGAACAGAAGGCTATCAAGTGCATGAGAGGACTGGTTAATTCGTTGGCTGCTTTAGTGGCTTCCGATAAGGATCTCGTGAAGGAGCTAGCTCAAATGGCAGCACGGCTTAGATCACTTGATGCCTGCCCAGACGAAGAATTGCCACAAGATGAGGCCGATGCCATATTCA AAAAGTTAGGATTGGATGGCGGCTTCAAGTTGGACACCAATCAAGCGATGCCACCAACACCGGCACCACGGTCGGTCCGGCCCCCAGCCCCCACCAGGAGAAGAGCAAGACGGGCACCATCCTCTAGCGATGAAAGTGACGCAGGTGGCGAAGAAGTTGACTTGCCTGCAGCATCCGTGAGCAGGGTTCCAGCCACTCCTAGCATGACCGCGGCGCGTTCTCAGAGGGCAAGCAAGACTGCTGCGCTGAGCAAGATGTCTGCGAAGCCTACCGCGGCTTCTTCCAGCGGCGAGTCGGATGACCAGTCCGACGTGACGAGTGATGAGGATTCCTCCGATGTGGAATCGTCGTAG
- the LOC133930508 gene encoding uncharacterized protein LOC133930508 isoform X1 yields MAPAAAVSGADDPGRRLAREVARVLDECRASLAVHPRKLRELAALHSSSSSGKGNGRFLPAFCIAVTPLFDLARRSAGSDRAALFTAAFASSSASADGGGDGFLEGFLRFLITASTAAHRPARFRACQIISEIIMRLPDDAEVSDEIWDEVIDCMKVRVQDKIPAIRAFAVRALSRFAGDGEDGGIVDLFLETLEKEQNAEVRKTIVLSLPPSNATLESVIESTLDVSESVRRAAYSVLSTKFPLQSLSIKQRTTLLYRGLSDRSASVNNECLKMLKDEWLVKYCSRDVITLLRFLDVETYESVGESVMAVLLKDGSLRVQDGQSIRQYFTANGENEAEQVSNIQLMDAEVALYWKIMCKHLQAEAQVKGSEAATTTGAEAAVYASEASDKNDLLDNVLPSTISDYVNLVKAHLSAGPNYHFASRQLLLLGEMLDFSDTMNRKVASSFLHELLIRPLEHEVDDDGNQIAIGDGVSLGGDKEWAKAVAELAKKVHSSVGEFEMVISTVVEELARPCRERTADFMQWMHCLSVTGLLLENTSTLRTLQGKAIEASELLHSLLLPAAKQNHVDVQRAALRCLCLLGLLENRANAELVKQLRLSFISGPDLVSAMACKALIDLVTWHGPQEIDQATGIELPDASYEKSRFTPVDISDLNDDDLNIGVLDILFSGFHKDDWEFSLEGDNHDNVPTILGEGFAKILLLSENFASISADLHTVILAQLVRLYFSEETKELERLKQCLSVFFQHYPALSGKHKSCISNAFVPVMKTMWPGLYGNAGGSSHVISKRRKQAVQAARFMVQMLQTQLFSTESTDQASKSPESASSSADASYNFEISEEGLAIRIAVEVANCPDKKTAAGKAYALALCKVAVLLRFRQSEQKAIKCMRGLVNSLAALVASDKDLVKELAQMAARLRSLDACPDEELPQDEADAIFKKLGLDGGFKLDTNQAMPPTPAPRSVRPPAPTRRRARRAPSSSDESDAGGEEVDLPAASVSRVPATPSMTAARSQRASKTAALSKMSAKPTAASSSGESDDQSDVTSDEDSSDVESS; encoded by the exons ATGGCGCCCGCCGCGGCCGTCTCCGGCGCTGACGACCCGGGACGTCGCCTTGCGCGCGAGGTGGCGCGGGTGCTAGACGAGTGCCGCGCCTCCCTCGCCGTGCACCCGCGGAAGCTGCGGGAGCTCGCCGCGCTCcattcctcttcctcatccggCAAAGGTAACGGCCGTTTCCTCCCGGCCTTCTGCATCGCCGTCACGCCGCTCTTCGACCTCGCTCGCCGCTCCGCCGGATCCGACCGCGCCGCCCTCTTCACCGCCGCCTTCGCGTCCTCATCCGCCTCGGCGGACGGCGGTGGCGACGGGTTCCTCGAGGGGTTCCTTCGCTTCCTCATCACCGCGTCCACGGCCGCGCACCGCCCCGCGCGCTTCCGAGCCTGCCAAATCATCTCCGAG ATTATAATGCGGTTGCCAGATGATGCTGAGGTGAGTGATGAAATTTGGGATGAAGTGATTGATTGCATGAAGGTCCGGGTTCAGGATAAAATCCCTGCAATCCGTGCTTTCGCCGTGCGTGCATTGTCCCGTTTTGCGGgtgatggggaggatggtggcatCGTTGATCTCTTTCTCGAGACCctagaaaaagaacaaaatgcT GAGGTTCGAAAGACAATAGTTTTGTCTCTTCCACCATCAAATGCTACATTGGAGAGTGTTATTGAATCAACACTCGATGTTAGTGAATCAGTTAGGAGAGCAGCATATTCTGTCCTTTCAACTAAATTTCCCCTGCAGAGTCTTAG CATCAAGCAAAGGACTACTCTCCTTTACAGGGGCCTCTCTGATAGGTCTGCTTCAGTGAACAACGAGTGCCTGAAGATGCTGAAGGACGAGTGGCTTGTTAAGTACTGCAGCAGAGATGTAATTACCCTTCTCAGGTTTCTTGATGTTGAGACGTACGAGTCAGTTGGAGAATCTGTGATGGCAGTGCTTCTAAAAGATGGTTCTTTGCGAGTgcaagatggacagagcatcaGGCAGTACTTCACTGCAAATGGCGAGAACGAAG CAGAACAAGTTTCAAATATTCAACTCATGGATGCTGAAGTTGCTCTTTACTGGAAGATCATGTGCAAGCATTTGCAAGCTGAAGCTCAG GTCAAAGGCTCAGAGGCTGCAACAACTACAGGCGCAGAAGCAGCAGTATATGCTTCTGAGGCTTCTGACAAAAATGACCTTCTAGACAATGTCCTTCCAAGCACAATTAGTGATTATGTTAATTTGGTAAAAGCACACCTTTCTGCTG GACCAAATTATCACTTCGCATCAAGGCAACTATTGTTGCTTGGTGAAATGCTGGACTTTTCTGATACAATGAATCGGAAGGTTGCGAGTTCTTTTCTGCATGAGCTTCTGATCAGGCCTCTTGAACATGAAGTTGATGATGATGGGAACCAGATCGCCATTGGAGATGGCGTGAGTCTTGGAGGAGACAAAGAGTGGGCGAAAGCAGTGGCAGAATTGGCCAAAAAGGTTCATTCTTCTGTCGGTGAATTTGAAATGGTGATCTCCACTGTTGTTGAAGAGCTGGCTAGACCTTGCAGGGAGAGAACGGCTGACTTCATGCAGTGGATGCATTGTCTCTCCGTGACAGGTCTTCTTCTTGAGAATACTTCAACCCTACGAACTCTTCAGGGCAAAGCAATCGAGGCATCAGAACTGCTTCATTCTTTGTTACTTCCAGCA GCAAAACAGAATCATGTTGATGTACAAAGGGCTGCTTTAAGATGCCTTTGTCTTCTCGGATTGTTAGAGAATAGAGCAAATGCAGAGTTGGTGAAGCAGCTGCGCTTATCTTTCATCAGTGGACCTGACCTAGTTAGTGCCATGGCATGCAAGGCCTTGATTGATCTTGTAACTTGGCATGGTCCACAAGAAATAGACCAGGCCACTGGTATTGAATTGCCAGATGCTAGCTATGAGAAGTCTCGGTTCACTCCAGTTGACATCTCTGATTTGAATGATGATGATCTAAACATTGGAGTTCTTGATATTCTGTTTTCTGGGTTTCATAAAGATGACTGGGAATTCAGTCTAGAGGGTGATAATCATGATAATGTTCCAACCATTCTTGGTGAAGGTTTTGCAAAAATTCTTCTTCTTAGTGAGAATTTTGCAAGTATATCTGCTGACTTGCATACTGTCATCCTAGCTCAGCTCGTTCGATTGTATTTCTCAGAGGAAACTAAAGAACTTGAAAG ATTGAAACAATGTCTGTCCGTCTTCTTTCAGCATTATCCTGCACTTTCAGGCAAACACAAG AGTTGTATCTCCAACGCATTTGTACCAGTCATGAAAACCATGTGGCCTGGTTTATATGGTAATGCTGGGGGTAGTTCGCATGTTATTTCAAAGAGGCGGAAACAAGCGGTCCAAGCTGCTCGTTTTATGGTGCAGATGTTGCAAACCCAATTATTTTCAACAGAAAGTACAGACCAAGCTTCTAAGAGTCCTGAAAGCGCTTCAAGTTCAGCAGATGCGTCATACAATTTTGAAATCAGCGAGGAAGGGCTTGCCATCCGTATCGCAGTGGAG GTAGCAAATTGTCCAGATAAGAAGACCGCAGCTGGGAAAGCATATGCTTTGGCATTGTGCAAGGTTGCTGTGCTTCTAAGATTCCGGCAATCAGAACAGAAGGCTATCAAGTGCATGAGAGGACTGGTTAATTCGTTGGCTGCTTTAGTGGCTTCCGATAAGGATCTCGTGAAGGAGCTAGCTCAAATGGCAGCACGGCTTAGATCACTTGATGCCTGCCCAGACGAAGAATTGCCACAAGATGAGGCCGATGCCATATTCA AAAAGTTAGGATTGGATGGCGGCTTCAAGTTGGACACCAATCAAGCGATGCCACCAACACCGGCACCACGGTCGGTCCGGCCCCCAGCCCCCACCAGGAGAAGAGCAAGACGGGCACCATCCTCTAGCGATGAAAGTGACGCAGGTGGCGAAGAAGTTGACTTGCCTGCAGCATCCGTGAGCAGGGTTCCAGCCACTCCTAGCATGACCGCGGCGCGTTCTCAGAGGGCAAGCAAGACTGCTGCGCTGAGCAAGATGTCTGCGAAGCCTACCGCGGCTTCTTCCAGCGGCGAGTCGGATGACCAGTCCGACGTGACGAGTGATGAGGATTCCTCCGATGTGGAATCGTCGTAG